Proteins from a single region of Actinomycetota bacterium:
- a CDS encoding ABC transporter ATP-binding protein — MPTDVPAVDVVSVTRTFEAGGKTVRGLDRASLSVPAGEVVAVMGPSGSGKSTLLFLLGGLDEPDEGTVRVNGVDWSTLRGAERARFRRRSCGFIAQGLTLLPQATAAENVEVPMLLDGVEPDVRRRRLAEALERVGLNGDGAKLTDQLSGGQQQRVAIARALVNEPAVVLADEPTGSLDSVTGQAVTDLLVSASRERGSAVVLVTHDPAVARHADRILRLHSGRLEP; from the coding sequence GCGCGGGCTCGACCGTGCGTCGCTCAGCGTCCCTGCGGGCGAGGTGGTGGCGGTGATGGGCCCGAGCGGGTCCGGCAAGAGCACGCTGCTCTTCCTCCTGGGCGGGCTCGACGAGCCTGACGAGGGAACGGTTCGAGTGAACGGGGTGGACTGGAGCACGCTGCGAGGGGCGGAACGGGCTCGGTTCCGTCGGCGTTCCTGCGGGTTCATCGCCCAGGGGCTCACGCTCCTGCCGCAGGCCACGGCGGCGGAGAACGTGGAGGTCCCGATGCTGCTCGACGGTGTGGAGCCCGACGTTCGCCGCCGTCGCTTGGCCGAAGCGCTGGAGCGAGTCGGGCTGAACGGGGACGGCGCCAAGCTCACCGACCAGCTCTCCGGCGGCCAGCAGCAACGCGTCGCCATCGCCCGGGCGCTGGTGAACGAGCCCGCCGTCGTCCTGGCGGACGAGCCGACGGGAAGCCTCGACTCCGTCACCGGCCAGGCCGTGACCGACCTGCTCGTGTCGGCGTCGAGGGAGCGGGGGTCGGCCGTCGTGCTGGTCACGCACGATCCAGCTGTCGCGCGTCACGCCGACCGGATCCTGCGTCTACATTCGGGGAGGCTCGAGCCATGA